A region of the Akkermansia muciniphila genome:
CTGTTTTTTCTGAATTTTCTTTATCAGGCTATGAATTTCCTTAGTCCGATACGTTATCTCAGGATGTAATTCTTTTTTAAATATTTCCTGTTTCAAATATACAACGACATCCTGCCCTAATTTTTCCAATTGAGGTTTCTCCTCTCTCCATCGTTGCACTATTTGACTGGTATCCACCATTATTTAACTTTCCTTATTTTAGATTTAATTTCAGCCTTACATTCTCCGGTTTTTTCATCATTTGTAAATAATACTTTATCCTCAAATGTTCCATTTCCCCCCAATAGAGATACGCCATTTTCAAATTCTATTAAAATTTTATTAATATAAGTTTTTATTAAAGCATCGTCTTTAGCATACGCAGTAAGCTCGAACTTCTTTGTTTGCAAAAATTCCCGATAGCCGTTTTTATGCTCTGTATCTATCATGTAATCATTAGCAAACTCTATCGGATTAATAATCGACTGATTCTTTTGTAAATAAGAATTTAAATCTTGAGTATATTTTGAACGTAGCAAGGAATCTGGAATTGTATTTATATATTCTTTTGTTAAATCATAAAAATTTTTTGTTGCTATTTTTGGATCCATATACGGAACACATCCCATGAAGTTCAAGAAAAAAGTATCTGTTCCATTTTTATTTTTAATATTGATTTGATAATCCATTAAATGACCGTCATAATCGATTTCAAAATTAGAACGAACCGTAAATAGCGCTACCTTAAAAACTTTTGTTTTTCTTGTCAGCATCAAATCTTTTACTTCCTCTACGTTAAATGTTTTGCTATTTGAATCCAATATTAACTGAGCACCGTTGTCTCTTTCGAGTTTTAATATTACACATACAGGAAAATCAGAAATATTTCCTTTCAATATAAGAAGTATTCCAGCAGCATTATTTCCCTGTTGTATATCATAAAGATTCCTTGCAATTTCTTTAGACTTTTCTATAAAGTCTACATCGGAATTCAGGATGGAAATTACACAAGCTGGCACAGATGGAATGAGCGTATTTTTAAAACAAACTTTAAATGCCTGATCACTTATCAAAGCTGCTTTTATTTTATCTTGAAAAAAAGTTCTCAATCCATCTGTTATAGTACTTTCATTTTCACTATAATAAGGACTTCCTATTTCATTCTTCCGGTGCTTTGGAATATCATGGATAATCAATTTATCAATGACCAACAACGAATAATCAATTCTTCTCATATTATTATCTGTCACAATTAAAATAATTTAGATTAATCCAAGATGATAGATTAATATTTTCGTATACTGGTATAAATAGTTGAAAATGTCAATAAGAAAGCGGATTTTATCAGATCTTGGAGCTCTGCATCAAATTTGCTGGTAAAAGGCTTGTCGAAGTTTTAGGAAGAGATAAGGGATATTGAATAACCCGCAGGTTTTACTCTGAATCCTTGAAATGGAAGCATTCGCTGCCTCAATTCTCCCACTGGTAATCCTGTATTTGAGAAAATTGACCACTTCATTGAAGTTTTTGGAAAGACTCTTCGCAAAACGTTTGAGAGGATTGCTCGCGCTTTCTGCCGTCATCTAAGCCAATCAATCAGACGCCATGTTCCCCTCATTAACATCCCTGGCCTTGCAGACCTCGCGAAATTGCTCCCTGAGCACATAGGCATCCCCAATCTTCCCGTTGGCAGACAAGAATTTTCAAGACATTGCCGGGATGCATTCTCTCTTTCTCGCAACAACAGTTTATCTGACTTCCGTGAGGGGAGTGGAAATTTCCTCTTCCGTCAGGTAGCAGCCGGGATCAGACCCGTACCAGTGCCCGTTGGCAAACGCGGCACGCGTGCGGAAGCCGCCGCCGCACAGGGAAAAGTGCACGCAGCGGCCGCAGCGGCCTTCAATTTTTTTCTGCCGTTCCAGGGGATCGTCGGACCCGCGCAGTTCAGGCAGCATCTCCGCCGCGGCGCCCGCCTTGGCGTCCCACAGATCGGAAAACAGGTTGGCCTTCACATTGCCCAGCGTGACGGACTGCCAGAACTGGTCCGGATGCACCACTCCCTGTGTATCAATGTTGGCAATGCCGCGGCCGGAGCTGTTCGCCCCGCCGCCGTTCCACTGGAGCAGGTTCAGCGTATCCTTGGCCAGCGGAGAACCTTCCCGGAGCTGGCGCAGCAGCAGGTAAATGCCGTCCGCGGGCTGGGTGACGGTCAGCACTTCACGGTTCTTCCCTTCCGCCTTCCATTGCTCCACGCGGGCAATCAGGGTATCCATGGCATGGCGCGCCTCTTCCTGCGTCAGGGTCTGCACCTCCACGCCGCGGCCCGTGGGGACCAGATGATAGAAACAGACGCGCTGGATGTCATTGGCGTCAATGAAGTCCAGAATCTGTTCCATGCACTGCACGTTGTTGCGGGTCAGCGTCAGGCGCAGGCCCGTCTTCTGCCCCACTTCACTGCAGAGCTTGAAACCGCGTACCGCCTGTTCAAAGGAGCCTTCCACTCCGCGGAACTTGTCATGAACGGCGCCGATGCCGTCCAGGGAAATGCCCACGTACGCCACGCCCAGTTCCTTGAACCGCGCGGCGGCTTCCGGCGTAATGCGGGTGCCGTTCGTGGAGATGGTCACTTTCAGCCCCTTCCCGGTGGCGCGTTCCAGCAGCTCCATGAAGCGCGGATGCACCAGCGGCTCCCCGCCGGAGAACAGCAGGGCGTTCACCTTGTAGTCCGCCAGATCGTCAATGACCGCGCAGCACTGGTCCCAATCCAGCTCCCCTTCAAATTTCCGGGCGGAGGCGTCCGCATAGCAATGCACGCACTTGAGGTTGCAGGTGCGCGTGATGTTCCAGACCACAATGGGCTTGCGGACGCGGGACGAAGCCGGGGCGCAGGATTCCACGGCGCCTCCCGCAGAGCGGCCGTGCCCGTGGCCCTGCCCGTATCTTAAATGGTCCGCGGGCTGTTCCGCCCCTGTCCAAAGTCTGGTAATATTAATCATGGTGTTGTGAAAGCCTGGGCTGGTAGAGGCAGAGGTTGTCTTCCGCCATCATATCTCCGTAAACGGCATAGGCGCGGGAACGGGAGCCGCCGCAAACGGTGCGGTACTCGCACCGGCCGCATTTGCCTTCCAGTGCATTGTCATCCCGGAGTTTGAGGAAAAGGGGGTGCCTGCGGTAAATTTCCCCCGGATCATCCGTCCGCACGTTTCCCGCCGTGATTGGCAGGAATCCGGAAGGCTGGATTTCCCCGGTATGGGAGATGAACATGATGCCCTTGCCGTCCCGGGTGGGAATGGCGCGGCGCGCGGGCTTGCTCCCCTGCGCGCGGGCTTCCTGAAGCGCCACGCGGCGGTAATGGTGCCCTTCCGTGGTCTTGACGCCGAAGGGGACTTCACGGCTTACCTTGCTGAGTTTTTCCCAGACGGCCTCCACTTCTTCCGCCGTGGGCATTTCATCCATGGCGGCCCGGCCCGTAGGCACCAGCAGGAACACGCTCCACATGCCCGGCTCCATCTTCTTCATCAGCTCCACAAAGTCATCAAACTCGCCCAGGGTGCTCTTGGTGATGGTGGTGTTGATTTGCAGGTGCATGCCCGCTTCCTTCGCCATTTCCGCCGCGCGCAGGGTCCGCTCATACGTGTGGGGGACGCCGCGGAAGGCGTCATGGGTGGCCTCATGCGCACCGTCCAGGCTCAGGGACATGCTTTGAACCCCGGCCTCTTTCAAGGCATGGAAGTCCGTATGCAGCAGCCGGGCTGTAGCGGCGGGGCTCAACGCTACGTGCAGCCCCTTGCCGGCGGCCGCGCGGATCAATTCCAGAATATCCGGCCTCATGACGGGGTCCCCGCCCGTCAGCACCAGCATGGGAGGGCGCAGCTCCGCCAATTGGTCAATCAGGCGCAGGGCTTCCTCATGGGTCAGTTCATCAGGGTGGGGCCGCGGCTGGGCCACGGCGCGGCAATGCTTGCACGCCAGCGCGCAAGCACGCGTCACTTCCCAGAAAACCAGAAAGGGGCGTTCATTGAGATCTGTTTCACTAAAAATCGGTCGCATTCCTCAGGACAGTCACTTTAGAACAATTATAATTTTTGACCAGTCCAAAAGAGGGGCATTCCCCCAAAAAGTTCACTTGGCCGCCTCTTCACGGATTTTCTGAACTTCCTTGGGCAGGTCGGAAAGGGAATTCAGGGCCTCCTTCAAATTCTTGGAGGCATCCGGAGAAAGCATGATGGCCGTCACATGCTTGACGATGGGCTGCATCATTTCCACAAGCTGCTGCTGCACTCCCGTCAGCTTGGCCTGCTGGTTGCGGGTGAGGGGCGGCAGGGCGGCCTGTTTCTTGGCGATGTCCAGCAGGGCGGTCCGGTAATGCCCTATCTGGTCTACGGCGGCCTTGCTGGTTTCCTCATCCTTCACCCTGGAAAGGGAATCATCCAGCTTTTTGACTTCATCCACGGTTTTTGCCAGCAGGGTTTCATGCGTGTTGCCCTCCGCATCCTTCGGGAACGGCTCCGCCTGCGCGGCCTTGTCCTGGGAAGCCTGCGCCAGTTCCGTCTGCACGGACTGCAAATCCATCAGGGCCTTCTGCAAGTCGGGCGTGAGCAGCCCTTCCTTTTTCAAGCGCGCAAGGGATTTCACCAATTCCCCGGAAATTTTCTGCACTTCCGTCATCTGGGCGGAAATCTGCGCCTGCTCCTGGGGCGTGGCGCCGGGCAGTTCCAACTGCCTTTTTCCGAGGTCCACCAGTTTTTCACGCACCTTTTTAACCGTTTTCACGGCATCCGCCGCTCCGGGGTCGTCCG
Encoded here:
- a CDS encoding radical SAM protein → MRPIFSETDLNERPFLVFWEVTRACALACKHCRAVAQPRPHPDELTHEEALRLIDQLAELRPPMLVLTGGDPVMRPDILELIRAAAGKGLHVALSPAATARLLHTDFHALKEAGVQSMSLSLDGAHEATHDAFRGVPHTYERTLRAAEMAKEAGMHLQINTTITKSTLGEFDDFVELMKKMEPGMWSVFLLVPTGRAAMDEMPTAEEVEAVWEKLSKVSREVPFGVKTTEGHHYRRVALQEARAQGSKPARRAIPTRDGKGIMFISHTGEIQPSGFLPITAGNVRTDDPGEIYRRHPLFLKLRDDNALEGKCGRCEYRTVCGGSRSRAYAVYGDMMAEDNLCLYQPRLSQHHD
- a CDS encoding transposase, yielding MTAESASNPLKRFAKSLSKNFNEVVNFLKYRITSGRIEAANASISRIQSKTCGLFNIPYLFLKLRQAFYQQI
- a CDS encoding nucleoid-associated protein translates to MTDNNMRRIDYSLLVIDKLIIHDIPKHRKNEIGSPYYSENESTITDGLRTFFQDKIKAALISDQAFKVCFKNTLIPSVPACVISILNSDVDFIEKSKEIARNLYDIQQGNNAAGILLILKGNISDFPVCVILKLERDNGAQLILDSNSKTFNVEEVKDLMLTRKTKVFKVALFTVRSNFEIDYDGHLMDYQINIKNKNGTDTFFLNFMGCVPYMDPKIATKNFYDLTKEYINTIPDSLLRSKYTQDLNSYLQKNQSIINPIEFANDYMIDTEHKNGYREFLQTKKFELTAYAKDDALIKTYINKILIEFENGVSLLGGNGTFEDKVLFTNDEKTGECKAEIKSKIRKVK
- a CDS encoding radical SAM protein; its protein translation is MINITRLWTGAEQPADHLRYGQGHGHGRSAGGAVESCAPASSRVRKPIVVWNITRTCNLKCVHCYADASARKFEGELDWDQCCAVIDDLADYKVNALLFSGGEPLVHPRFMELLERATGKGLKVTISTNGTRITPEAAARFKELGVAYVGISLDGIGAVHDKFRGVEGSFEQAVRGFKLCSEVGQKTGLRLTLTRNNVQCMEQILDFIDANDIQRVCFYHLVPTGRGVEVQTLTQEEARHAMDTLIARVEQWKAEGKNREVLTVTQPADGIYLLLRQLREGSPLAKDTLNLLQWNGGGANSSGRGIANIDTQGVVHPDQFWQSVTLGNVKANLFSDLWDAKAGAAAEMLPELRGSDDPLERQKKIEGRCGRCVHFSLCGGGFRTRAAFANGHWYGSDPGCYLTEEEISTPLTEVR